The proteins below are encoded in one region of Paenibacillus sp. YYML68:
- a CDS encoding non-ribosomal peptide synthetase, with amino-acid sequence MDKSNILDMYELTPLQTGMLFHAMKAASEPQYFVQGSAILEGSVKVSMLEQSYQAVVDKYDVLRTVFVYEKVSKPIQVVYRHREAKLTYIDLSHLSETEQDDYVKAYKEQDRSRTFCLSKDMLLRLHLLKRSSMQYELIWNFHHIIMDGWCWGLVLEDLWTGYEQLNEGHDLRLGAAPSYSQYIKWLRLQPSEQALSYWRTYLDGYEESVTIPRQLNGSGLGYKHGEQSLRLDRATTQRLAELSRKLQTTLNHVMLSVWGVLLQLYSRQDDVVFGSVVSGRPPQLLDVERMVGLLINTVPVRVRTEQEDSFTSLVRRLHGEVLESKSYEYSSLADIQSVSACGGQLVQHLVVFENYASSLDTLKECSERLGFTFTEGSSLEYTNYDLTVIIQPGDELDICFGYNEQAYTSDFMQRMSTHMNTILMFVLDNPDRCLNELELLLSAEKQAMHAAQQMTASATYPVDKTIHGLFEEQAARYPDHIAVVHLDKTMTYQQLNEASNRFARVLRDAGAGQETIVALSVQRSLSMIISILAIMKAGAAYLPIDPEYPAERIQYTLEDSKAPLLVTDHSLDALITYEGTVVTLAESYGEKLQEAQQGVNLGLDVPSNSAAYIIYTSGSTGKPKGVLVEHRNVVRLLFNSCNLFDFHEHDVWTLFHSMCFDFSVWEMYGALLYGGRLVIVPASTARDARKFRELLLEQKVTILNQTPSSFNMLIQEEADHEDHLHIRKVVFGGEALAPIQLRAWHHKYPVTELINMYGITETTVHVTYKRITRAEMESNVSNIGHPIPTLRTYVMDDRMRLLPPGIPGELYVSGEGVARGYLNRPELTRNRFMENPFVPGERMYRSGDLVRALPNGELEYVGRIDHQVKIRGHRIELGEVNTQLLRYEGIREGIVLARPDHTGADCLCAYYVADGDGDLEGLREHMAASLPEYMVPSFFLRLEAMPVTSNGKIKRDALPEPKAARLHTDYAEPRNELEFTLLRIYQQVLGHESIGMNEHFLQLGGHSLKAAMIVSRLQKALRIDIPISAVLLHPSIRQMANYVAAMRSERGTVPLEKAEQATFYSATSQQLRLYSIQQFDDTEVGYNVPFALDIRGKLDEAQLERAVQQLTVRHEALRTSFHMENEELVFRVHDQVELSLTYRNVAQMELELEMRAFVQPFQLERAPLFRAALLHVNDEDRYVLLMDVHHIVCDGLSVHIVVHDLLQLYQGKALPLLTFEYSDYAAWQKRWVKSDEFKCQEQYWVSRFSGELPILSLPTDEVRPPVQTFEGSTLLFELDHEMTSSLKELAVREHVTLFMTLMAVYMIVLAKYSGQRDLVVGTPLSGRHTAQLEQTVGMFANVIPLRIQLEDERTFIDHLQAVKQELLAAYEHGDYPLEELIRCVQLQRDSSRNPLFDTMFMLQTWEPVQLTVPGLEITEAAFSEEAAKLDLTWEITASDKLEVRLTYNRRLFGPATMERLASHYKQVVAEIVRKPQSKLGTIRMVTDDEVKRICSEFNPPYEAPFRNSTIIELFEARVDMSPELPAAVWRGRSMTYSELNMRANQVALLLQRKGVGSGDIVGVMLRPSLDLLVGVLGVLKAGAAYLPIDPSYPAERIRYFLEDSKARIVVTEYAVTGVLDDEDYDGELLPIDRPSDWSEMVECNPRSDVQPEDLAYVIYTSGSTGKPKGVMIEHRSLCNLTLVAGELGIQEGTRVIQFASSSFDASVWEIFPTLIAGATLYMEDKHILMERGIAEWLSMNGIQVATLPPSLLRTMEYEPLEALQTIVTAGEACTLELVAKWGEGRKLINAYGPTEATVCATWSVLHAASEQVTIGRPIMNTEVYILNESSQLQPVGVPGELCIGGEGVARGYLNRPQLTERSFIAHPFKVGARLYRTGDLARWLPDGTIEYMGRLDHQVKVRGHRVELGEVTACLLGHPDLHEAIVVAPAREDGTVALAAYYSSSVYDVELAASTLRSYMAARLPEYMIPSCFIQLTELPLTANGKIDVKRLPEPSMSDKAKVRPRNQEEEVLVQVWMDVLGIAEIGIDEPYFELGGDSIKALQICAKLAKLNYQLKVKQLFDSPTIMEVAPKLTREAGAQECPDEVTGEVPLTPVQQWVFALQEQPSHWNQAIMLKHAEGWQEHEVRRAFRHLTEHHDALRMIYTRDEYGIRQFNRAVGSDCFELDVFQLQEQSEVERIILQEANRLQRSIQLETGPLVKLGLFHTGTGDHLLIIVHHLVIDAVSWRIILEDFAQAYGCMREDRALLLPAKSTSFRSWSEQLSHYASSREIIEQQPYWSQVLQAIPSARLTEHTVGEEPPRHTFSDMMELESQLTREQTEQLLREAPAAYQSEFQDLLLAAWTRTIKTWTGQRRIAIDLEGHGRYEFAERLDLTRTVGWFTACYPVVYELEDEEISVQIVSVARANQSVPIRGLGYTLLRFMTEPAYTQGMTFKVMPDLLFNYLGQFEDGVRDESISVSDMPVGDLIDGDMPWPYQLELNAHIVNSCLHYSIRYNHHLFEYTLMCQLGEQLKQQLLMMAGHGLKQELVRP; translated from the coding sequence TTGGATAAGAGTAATATTCTCGATATGTATGAGCTGACGCCTCTGCAGACAGGAATGCTGTTTCATGCGATGAAGGCTGCCAGCGAGCCGCAATATTTTGTTCAAGGCTCAGCAATACTGGAAGGTAGCGTTAAGGTGTCCATGCTGGAGCAGAGCTATCAGGCAGTGGTGGACAAGTATGATGTACTTCGTACCGTGTTCGTGTATGAGAAGGTGAGCAAGCCGATTCAGGTCGTGTACAGACACCGGGAAGCTAAGCTTACGTATATAGATCTCTCTCACCTGTCCGAGACGGAGCAGGATGATTACGTGAAGGCGTATAAGGAGCAGGATCGCAGCCGCACGTTCTGCTTATCGAAGGATATGCTGCTGCGCCTTCATCTGCTGAAGCGTTCAAGCATGCAATATGAGCTGATCTGGAACTTTCACCATATTATTATGGACGGCTGGTGCTGGGGGCTCGTGCTGGAGGACCTGTGGACCGGATACGAGCAGCTCAACGAAGGCCATGATCTTCGGCTAGGTGCTGCTCCGTCATACAGTCAGTATATCAAGTGGCTGAGGCTGCAGCCTTCCGAGCAAGCGTTAAGCTACTGGCGGACGTATCTGGACGGGTACGAGGAGTCGGTTACGATTCCGCGACAGCTGAATGGAAGCGGCCTCGGCTATAAGCACGGTGAACAATCGCTTCGACTGGACAGGGCGACGACACAGCGTCTGGCGGAGCTGTCGAGGAAGCTCCAGACGACGTTAAATCATGTAATGCTGTCCGTATGGGGCGTTCTGCTTCAGCTATATAGTCGGCAAGATGATGTCGTATTCGGCTCGGTCGTATCCGGACGCCCACCACAGCTATTAGACGTGGAACGGATGGTCGGATTACTTATCAACACGGTTCCTGTCCGGGTGAGAACGGAGCAGGAGGATTCGTTCACAAGCCTCGTTCGTAGACTTCATGGGGAGGTGTTGGAGTCCAAAAGCTATGAATACAGCTCGCTCGCGGACATTCAGAGCGTCTCGGCTTGCGGCGGTCAGCTTGTCCAGCATCTTGTCGTGTTTGAGAACTATGCTTCCTCGCTGGACACGCTTAAGGAATGCAGCGAGCGTCTGGGCTTCACCTTCACCGAGGGCAGCTCGCTGGAGTATACAAATTATGATTTGACGGTCATCATTCAACCTGGGGATGAGCTTGACATCTGTTTCGGCTACAACGAGCAGGCCTACACATCAGATTTTATGCAACGCATGTCAACTCATATGAATACGATCTTGATGTTCGTTCTCGATAACCCTGATCGCTGTCTCAATGAGCTGGAGCTTCTATTGAGTGCAGAGAAGCAGGCGATGCATGCTGCGCAGCAGATGACTGCCTCTGCCACCTACCCAGTGGATAAAACGATACACGGGCTCTTTGAAGAACAGGCGGCTCGCTATCCGGACCATATTGCGGTCGTTCATCTCGACAAGACGATGACGTACCAGCAATTGAACGAGGCTTCGAACCGATTCGCCCGTGTGCTTCGTGATGCCGGGGCGGGGCAGGAGACGATCGTGGCGCTGTCGGTTCAGCGCTCCTTATCTATGATCATCAGCATACTGGCAATTATGAAGGCGGGAGCTGCCTACTTGCCCATCGATCCTGAATATCCGGCTGAGCGCATCCAATATACGCTGGAGGACAGCAAGGCGCCGTTGCTGGTTACCGATCACAGCTTGGATGCTCTGATTACCTATGAAGGAACCGTTGTGACCTTGGCGGAGTCGTATGGGGAGAAGCTGCAAGAAGCGCAGCAGGGCGTGAATCTTGGGCTGGACGTGCCGTCGAATTCAGCTGCTTACATCATCTATACATCGGGCTCCACCGGGAAGCCGAAGGGCGTACTTGTCGAGCATCGGAATGTCGTAAGGCTGTTGTTTAATAGCTGTAACTTGTTCGATTTCCATGAGCATGACGTATGGACGTTGTTTCATTCCATGTGCTTCGATTTCTCCGTCTGGGAGATGTACGGTGCGCTCCTGTACGGAGGCAGGCTCGTCATTGTGCCTGCGTCTACGGCGCGGGATGCCCGTAAATTCCGTGAGCTGCTGCTGGAGCAGAAGGTAACCATCCTGAATCAAACACCATCCTCATTCAATATGCTCATACAGGAGGAGGCCGATCACGAAGATCACCTGCACATTCGCAAAGTTGTTTTTGGCGGTGAAGCGTTAGCACCTATTCAGTTGAGAGCTTGGCATCATAAATACCCGGTGACCGAGCTTATCAATATGTATGGAATTACCGAGACAACGGTGCATGTGACGTACAAACGAATCACCCGTGCCGAAATGGAGAGCAACGTCAGTAATATTGGCCATCCGATCCCGACGCTTCGCACGTATGTGATGGATGATCGGATGCGGCTCCTGCCGCCTGGCATTCCAGGGGAGCTGTACGTGAGTGGTGAAGGGGTGGCGCGAGGCTACCTGAACCGTCCGGAGTTAACTCGGAATCGATTCATGGAGAACCCGTTCGTGCCCGGCGAGCGCATGTACCGCTCAGGAGATCTGGTTAGAGCCCTGCCTAACGGAGAGCTGGAATATGTGGGGCGTATCGATCATCAGGTGAAGATCAGAGGTCATCGAATTGAACTTGGAGAAGTCAACACCCAGCTGCTCCGCTATGAGGGCATAAGAGAAGGTATTGTGCTGGCCAGACCGGACCACACAGGAGCCGATTGTCTGTGCGCCTATTACGTGGCTGACGGGGATGGAGACTTGGAGGGGTTGCGAGAGCATATGGCTGCGAGCTTGCCGGAGTATATGGTGCCTTCCTTCTTCCTTCGGCTGGAGGCGATGCCAGTGACCTCTAACGGCAAGATCAAGCGGGATGCGCTTCCGGAGCCGAAGGCTGCAAGACTGCATACCGATTACGCAGAGCCGCGCAATGAGCTGGAGTTCACCTTGCTGCGTATTTATCAGCAGGTGCTCGGCCACGAGAGCATCGGTATGAACGAGCATTTTCTTCAACTTGGCGGTCACTCTCTGAAAGCGGCGATGATCGTATCCAGGCTGCAGAAGGCGCTTCGTATCGATATTCCGATCTCAGCCGTCCTCCTCCATCCTTCCATTCGGCAGATGGCAAATTATGTGGCTGCCATGCGCAGCGAGCGGGGGACGGTCCCGCTGGAGAAGGCGGAACAGGCAACGTTCTATTCGGCAACGTCTCAGCAGTTGAGATTGTATTCCATTCAGCAATTCGACGATACCGAGGTCGGCTATAACGTACCGTTCGCTCTAGATATTCGAGGCAAGCTGGATGAAGCGCAGCTGGAGCGTGCTGTGCAGCAGTTGACAGTACGTCATGAAGCGTTGCGCACCTCATTTCATATGGAGAACGAGGAGCTCGTCTTCCGGGTACATGACCAAGTCGAGCTGAGCTTGACGTATCGAAATGTTGCACAAATGGAGCTGGAGCTAGAGATGCGGGCCTTCGTTCAACCGTTCCAACTGGAGCGAGCGCCGTTGTTCCGTGCCGCTCTGTTGCATGTGAATGATGAGGATCGATATGTGCTGCTCATGGACGTCCACCATATTGTGTGCGATGGGCTGTCCGTCCATATTGTTGTTCATGATCTGCTTCAGTTGTATCAAGGCAAGGCGCTGCCGCTTCTTACGTTCGAGTATTCAGACTACGCCGCTTGGCAGAAGCGGTGGGTGAAGAGCGACGAATTCAAGTGCCAGGAGCAATACTGGGTCAGTCGTTTTTCAGGAGAGCTCCCGATTTTGAGCCTCCCGACAGATGAGGTGAGACCGCCGGTGCAGACGTTTGAAGGGAGCACGCTGCTTTTTGAGCTGGATCATGAAATGACCTCGAGCTTGAAGGAGCTGGCGGTCCGGGAGCACGTGACGCTGTTCATGACGCTGATGGCCGTATACATGATCGTGCTGGCTAAATATTCAGGTCAGCGAGATCTTGTGGTGGGCACACCGTTGTCTGGCCGTCATACCGCGCAGCTGGAGCAAACGGTAGGGATGTTTGCCAATGTGATCCCGCTGCGAATTCAGCTGGAGGATGAACGAACGTTCATAGACCATTTGCAAGCGGTCAAGCAGGAGCTGCTTGCGGCTTATGAGCATGGTGATTATCCGCTGGAGGAGCTGATCAGATGCGTCCAGCTGCAGCGGGACTCAAGCCGCAACCCGTTGTTCGACACGATGTTCATGCTGCAGACATGGGAGCCAGTTCAACTCACAGTGCCGGGTCTTGAGATAACGGAGGCTGCCTTCAGTGAAGAGGCGGCGAAGCTCGATCTAACGTGGGAGATTACGGCTTCGGACAAGCTCGAGGTACGGCTTACATATAACCGTCGTCTGTTCGGTCCCGCTACAATGGAGAGGCTGGCAAGTCATTACAAGCAGGTCGTGGCTGAAATTGTCCGTAAGCCGCAGTCCAAGCTTGGCACGATTCGCATGGTGACAGATGACGAGGTGAAGCGCATATGCAGTGAGTTCAATCCTCCTTACGAGGCGCCCTTCCGCAATTCGACTATCATCGAGCTATTCGAAGCCCGTGTCGACATGTCGCCAGAACTGCCGGCAGCCGTCTGGAGAGGGAGGAGCATGACCTATTCCGAGCTGAATATGCGGGCGAATCAGGTCGCGCTTCTTCTGCAGAGGAAGGGGGTTGGTAGTGGTGATATCGTCGGTGTCATGCTGAGGCCATCGCTGGACTTATTGGTCGGTGTCCTTGGAGTGCTGAAGGCTGGAGCCGCCTATTTACCGATCGATCCATCGTATCCGGCTGAACGCATCCGTTATTTTCTGGAGGACAGCAAGGCGCGGATCGTGGTTACTGAGTATGCTGTGACAGGGGTGCTCGATGACGAGGATTACGACGGAGAGTTGCTGCCCATTGATCGGCCCTCTGATTGGTCTGAGATGGTAGAATGCAATCCGCGTTCTGATGTGCAGCCCGAGGACCTCGCTTATGTGATCTATACCTCAGGTTCAACGGGTAAGCCCAAGGGTGTCATGATCGAGCATCGCAGCCTATGTAACTTGACGCTAGTCGCGGGCGAGCTGGGCATCCAAGAGGGTACCCGGGTCATCCAGTTCGCGTCCAGCAGCTTTGATGCTTCGGTGTGGGAAATATTCCCGACCCTTATAGCTGGAGCGACGCTGTATATGGAGGACAAGCACATTCTGATGGAGCGGGGAATCGCGGAATGGCTGAGTATGAACGGCATTCAAGTCGCAACCTTGCCGCCTTCCTTGCTTCGAACGATGGAGTACGAGCCGCTTGAGGCGCTACAGACCATTGTGACGGCTGGCGAAGCGTGTACGTTGGAGCTCGTGGCCAAGTGGGGCGAAGGGCGTAAGCTGATCAACGCCTACGGGCCAACCGAAGCGACAGTTTGCGCGACATGGTCGGTGCTTCATGCAGCTTCGGAGCAGGTTACGATCGGAAGACCGATTATGAATACGGAAGTCTACATCTTGAATGAGTCGAGTCAGCTGCAGCCTGTCGGCGTTCCGGGCGAGCTGTGCATCGGTGGCGAGGGGGTCGCCCGAGGCTATCTCAATAGGCCGCAATTGACAGAGCGCTCCTTCATCGCTCATCCGTTCAAGGTGGGGGCGCGTCTGTATCGAACCGGGGATTTGGCTCGCTGGCTACCGGACGGCACCATTGAGTATATGGGGAGACTGGATCATCAGGTTAAGGTGAGAGGGCACCGGGTCGAGCTGGGGGAAGTCACAGCTTGTCTGCTGGGGCATCCGGATCTCCATGAAGCCATCGTTGTGGCCCCTGCTCGTGAGGACGGTACAGTAGCGCTTGCCGCCTATTATTCGTCGAGCGTCTACGATGTAGAGCTGGCTGCTTCTACGCTGCGATCCTACATGGCTGCACGGCTTCCCGAGTACATGATCCCCTCTTGCTTCATCCAACTGACCGAGCTGCCATTAACAGCGAATGGCAAGATCGATGTGAAGCGCCTTCCGGAGCCGTCCATGTCTGATAAGGCGAAGGTGAGACCGCGTAATCAGGAGGAAGAGGTGCTAGTACAAGTATGGATGGACGTGCTGGGCATAGCGGAGATTGGGATAGATGAGCCATACTTCGAATTGGGCGGCGATTCGATCAAGGCGCTGCAAATATGCGCCAAGCTTGCCAAGCTGAACTATCAGCTCAAGGTCAAGCAGCTATTCGACTCTCCTACTATTATGGAGGTAGCTCCGAAGCTGACTAGGGAGGCTGGAGCTCAGGAGTGCCCCGATGAGGTTACAGGCGAGGTGCCGTTGACGCCCGTTCAGCAATGGGTGTTCGCTCTTCAGGAGCAGCCGTCACACTGGAATCAGGCTATCATGCTGAAGCACGCCGAAGGCTGGCAGGAGCATGAGGTCCGTCGAGCCTTCAGGCATTTGACGGAGCATCACGATGCGCTACGGATGATTTATACGCGAGATGAATATGGCATCAGACAGTTTAACAGAGCGGTTGGCAGCGATTGCTTCGAGCTAGACGTATTTCAATTGCAGGAGCAATCGGAGGTCGAGCGGATCATTCTTCAGGAAGCAAACAGGCTTCAGCGCAGTATACAATTAGAGACTGGACCGCTGGTCAAGCTCGGACTGTTCCATACGGGAACAGGAGACCACCTGCTGATCATCGTTCATCACCTCGTTATTGATGCCGTATCGTGGCGCATTATTCTGGAGGACTTCGCACAGGCGTACGGCTGTATGCGGGAGGATCGGGCGCTCTTGCTCCCGGCTAAGTCAACGTCGTTCCGAAGCTGGAGCGAGCAGCTGTCGCATTATGCAAGCAGCAGGGAAATTATAGAGCAACAGCCTTACTGGAGCCAGGTGCTGCAGGCTATTCCGAGTGCTCGACTAACGGAGCATACGGTAGGGGAAGAGCCGCCGCGGCATACCTTCTCCGATATGATGGAGCTGGAGAGCCAGCTGACTCGCGAGCAGACGGAGCAGCTTCTGCGCGAAGCCCCTGCAGCGTATCAGTCTGAGTTCCAGGATCTTCTGCTCGCCGCATGGACAAGAACGATCAAGACTTGGACAGGGCAGCGGCGCATTGCGATCGATTTGGAGGGTCACGGCCGTTATGAGTTCGCCGAGCGGCTGGACCTGACACGCACGGTCGGGTGGTTTACAGCGTGCTATCCCGTCGTATATGAGCTGGAGGATGAGGAGATATCCGTTCAGATCGTGTCTGTAGCCCGGGCTAATCAGAGCGTTCCGATCAGAGGCCTTGGCTATACGCTATTGCGGTTTATGACTGAACCAGCCTACACCCAAGGTATGACGTTCAAGGTCATGCCTGATCTATTATTCAATTATTTGGGCCAATTCGAGGACGGCGTCCGGGATGAGTCGATCTCGGTATCTGATATGCCGGTGGGTGACCTCATTGATGGCGATATGCCTTGGCCGTATCAGCTGGAGCTGAACGCTCACATCGTGAACAGCTGCCTGCATTACAGCATTCGTTACAATCATCATCTGTTCGAATATACGCTCATGTGTCAGCTAGGTGAGCAGCTTAAGCAGCAATTGCTGATGATGGCGGGACATGGCCTGAAGCAAGAGCTGGTTCGTCCATAG